TCAATTCAGTAGTTGAGCTTTTGCGTGATTGAGTTTTTAAGTTTTAAAACTATTGGACTATTTCTATTCAAACACTCCCGATTCAATTATCCGCCACTCTTCTACTTTCTAAAAAGAAATCTTCACTCCTCCCAAGATCTGTGCTCCCAAAACTTTATACCCTTTGTAAGTTTGATATTGGGTGTTTAGTAAGTTATTTCCGAGTGCAAAAATACTGAAATTTTTGTGAACTTTGTACTCTGCAGACAAATTTAAATCAGCAAATCCACCAACTTTGTCATTATTATTCTGTTCCGAGATATAAAAGTCCAGATTAATTCCTTCTCTATTCAACTGAAATGAATTGGTTGTCATATCCGTTCCAAAAATTGCCTTCGCACCCAAATTCAATTTCTTGTCCAACATGGAATATTTACCTCCTATACTGGCTCTTACCAAAGGTTTATTAAATATATTCTCATAATTATCGAGATTGTATTTCTCAAAATTCACTTCCGCATCCAAAGCCAAATTCGCTAAAGGGAAATATTGAACGCTTCCTTTGGCCTCACTCACTGTTCCGTTATCATATACGGAGGAAAATGTGTTTGCAAAATCATACGCCTGACGTCTATAATCCACTTCGTAATTAAACAGATCATTTGCGCGGAAAAAGAGAATATCATTCATTTTTCCGAATCCTGCGCTGAAATCATATTTGATCTGCTGATCAATATCACCACGCAATCCAAAATAGAATTTATATTTGGTTTCCGTCGCACGCAATTCCTGATCAGATACCAAATAAGGATTCTCTTCCAGTAAATTTGCGTAGGTATTTAACTTTAAACCGCCTGTAATTCCTGCATAAAACTTGAATTCATCGGCTGCCGCAAATTGTAATTCCGCTTTTGGAAACCAATAGGTTTTATTATTTTTATTCTGTTCTGCTAACATCATATTCGAATTTTTACCATTCAAAAATGAAAAATCAGAACCGATCATTAAATAAGATTTCCCTTTAAAAAAGGTTGCTTTCGGCGATAAAGTCGCATTTAAATACTGCGAAGAATTTTTATCAAGCAATTCAAAATCGGTTTTTACCGTTTCCAGATTAAGCCCCAAATCGGCATTAAAAGTTACGTCATCAAATGCCGGAAATTCCACTCCATGTTTTGATAGATTAACCAAAACTTCGGCTTGATTTTCCTTTGCATTAAAATGATCACTCAAAAAAGAGGACTTCACGCGAACGTCATTCAAAATATCGTTGGAATAAAAATCATAGTATCCATTTACTTTGATTCGGTTGGTTTTCTGCTTTAAATCGACATTATTTGAAGCCGGAGTCAGGGCGTAAATTCCGTAATAATTATAATCATTTAAACCATAATCGGCGTTGATGCTAAATTTTCCTGTCTCTCCGTAAGAGTTAAGATATAAGCCAATATCCGCACTATTCTGTTTGGATTTCCAGTCATACACTTTTCGCAAACCAGCAGTTGAAAGAAAATGCACATCCGCTCCTACTTCCATACCGTTTTCCAGTTCTGTAGAAATGTTTCCGTCGGCCAGGATTTTTCCGTAATTCCCCATTCCCAACTGGAAATAGTTGTTCTGATATTCCGCATCAAACTTCGGCGAGATATCTTCTCCCTGAATTAATGAGGTTTTAAAATCTGAAGATGCCGGCACATTTGTAATATCATACGTCGGCGGATTCGCAGATTTTTCCTCAGGTGGATAATTTTTTTCCGCTTCGATAGAGGTTTTTTTCTTCTCGATTTTCTTCACTTCCGGTTCGCGTTTTCGGTCCAGAATCAATTTTTCTTCTTTGATCTGAGAAAAAACTGCGGTCGAGGAGAATAATAAACCGATGAAAAATATATGTTGAATTCTTTTATTCATTTCTTAATGTATTATTGTAAAATCTCAGGCGTACAATGTCCAATTTCTGCATTGTACCTTAAACTTTGTACAATTATATTTATTTTTTAATTTGCTTTTTTAGATCTTTTGCTTCCGACACAATTTCCGGGAAATCACCGTAGTTGGCGATAATCTGATCTGCCGTGTAACTCGCCTGGTAATTGTCCTTTAAGCCAATATAATTCTTAACCATGAGCACTAGTGATTTTGCACCCCAATATTCTTCGGAAGCGTAATTATTGGCCAGTTTAAAAATGGTTTCATTGGATGATTTAAAGGCTTTCCCTTTATTTTGATAAAAAGCTTTAGCATATAAAGCTTCGGCGGCAACTTCCGTATTTGAAGATTTTTCTAAAGCCGTGTAGGCTGTTTTTGCATCGGTGTCTTTTCCATTATTCATCAAACTTCTGGCTTTAATTACTTTCGCAAGTTCATTCACCGAAGCTGAATTTTTAGGATTTTGCAAAACAAGATCAGCCAAAGTTTCAGCTTTTCTGAAATCTTTTTCATCTGCATAAATTTTCATCAACTCCACATTCGCAAAATTTTTCACGTTGATGTTGGTTGAATTTGCAAGTGACACCAAATATTTCTTCGCCTCGTTACTGTTGTTCTGTGCCAAATAAATCTGAGCAATTCTGGTCTGCGC
This DNA window, taken from Kaistella carnis, encodes the following:
- a CDS encoding TonB-dependent receptor → MNKRIQHIFFIGLLFSSTAVFSQIKEEKLILDRKREPEVKKIEKKKTSIEAEKNYPPEEKSANPPTYDITNVPASSDFKTSLIQGEDISPKFDAEYQNNYFQLGMGNYGKILADGNISTELENGMEVGADVHFLSTAGLRKVYDWKSKQNSADIGLYLNSYGETGKFSINADYGLNDYNYYGIYALTPASNNVDLKQKTNRIKVNGYYDFYSNDILNDVRVKSSFLSDHFNAKENQAEVLVNLSKHGVEFPAFDDVTFNADLGLNLETVKTDFELLDKNSSQYLNATLSPKATFFKGKSYLMIGSDFSFLNGKNSNMMLAEQNKNNKTYWFPKAELQFAAADEFKFYAGITGGLKLNTYANLLEENPYLVSDQELRATETKYKFYFGLRGDIDQQIKYDFSAGFGKMNDILFFRANDLFNYEVDYRRQAYDFANTFSSVYDNGTVSEAKGSVQYFPLANLALDAEVNFEKYNLDNYENIFNKPLVRASIGGKYSMLDKKLNLGAKAIFGTDMTTNSFQLNREGINLDFYISEQNNNDKVGGFADLNLSAEYKVHKNFSIFALGNNLLNTQYQTYKGYKVLGAQILGGVKISF